A stretch of the Alnus glutinosa chromosome 6, dhAlnGlut1.1, whole genome shotgun sequence genome encodes the following:
- the LOC133870223 gene encoding anamorsin homolog has protein sequence MDNTKMKGSVLAFSDDMVLPVSSISTAVSELGFSGVEQCDPQIITQASSLNQLPAESSSIDIVVGICQSAEFPSGRLFEEISRVLKPGGTILIHRTSKSATGETDKTISALVRKLLLAGFLEAEVLGLKSMVKAKKPVWKIGSSFTIKKVTKSSPKVQINDDLIDEDSLLSEEDLKKPQLPLVDDCEVGSTRKACKNCTCGRAEAEQKVEIGPTTEQINNPQSACGSCGLGDAFRCSTCPYKGLPPFKLGEKVSLSGNFLAADI, from the exons ATG GATAACACCAAGATGAAGGGTAGTGTGCTGGCATTTTCAGATGATATGGTTCTGCCAGTTAGTTCTATTTCTACTGCAGTTAGTGAGCTTGGTTTTAGTGGGGTTGAACAATGTGATCCTCAAATTATCACTCAAGCATCTTCTCTGA ATCAGCTGCCTGCGGAATCTTCCTCCATAGACATTGTTGTTGGAATCTGTCAATCAGCCGAGTTTCCCAGTGGTAGGTTGTTTGAGGAAATCTCAAGAGTGTTGAAGCCCGGTGGGACAATCTTAATTCACAGGACTTCTAAGTCTGCTACCGGGGAAACAGATAAG ACAATCTCTGCTCTTGTGCGCAAGTTACTGTTGGCAGGGTTCTTAGAAGCGGAAGTTCTTGGACTCAAATCAATG GTTAAGGCTAAGAAGCCTGTGTGGAAGATTGGTTCTTCATTTACTATCAAGAAGGTCACAAAAAGTTCACCTAAAGTCCAGATCAATGACGATCTGATTGATGAAGATAGCCTACTGAGCGAAGAGGACTTAAAGAAACCACAATTACCACTCG TTGATGATTGCGAAGTTGGAAGCACGAGGAAAGCTTGTAAAAACTGCACATGTGGGAGGGCTGAAGCAGAGCAGAAAGTAGAGATAGGACCAACTACGGAGCAGATCAATAATCCTCAATCAGCATGTGGCAGT TGTGGACTAGGGGATGCTTTTCGGTGCAGTACTTGCCCTTACAAGGGTCTCCCACCATTCAAACTGGGTGAGAAG GTCTCTCTCTCCGGGAACTTCCTTGCAGCAGACATATAG